A window from Deinococcus betulae encodes these proteins:
- a CDS encoding adenylate kinase, whose product MQRVLVIGTTSSGKTTLARALAGRLGVPHGEQDAWNHQAGWQEAPLAQFRAQVATFTVQDAWVMDGNYAKARDLGWARADTLVWLDYPGPVVFWRALTRTARRVLTQQELWNGNREHLRGAVSAEGPVRWFFRTHWRRRRETPALVAQFPHLTLVRLRTPAQAQAWLAAQRPLTAEPSPSVIEDHYPQPR is encoded by the coding sequence TCTCGTGATTGGCACCACTAGCAGCGGCAAGACTACCCTGGCGCGCGCTCTGGCCGGGCGGCTGGGTGTGCCCCACGGCGAGCAGGACGCCTGGAACCATCAGGCGGGGTGGCAGGAAGCTCCGCTGGCCCAGTTTCGTGCGCAGGTGGCCACTTTTACGGTGCAGGACGCTTGGGTCATGGACGGCAACTATGCCAAAGCCCGTGACCTAGGCTGGGCGCGGGCCGACACGCTGGTCTGGTTGGATTATCCGGGGCCCGTGGTGTTCTGGCGGGCGCTGACCCGCACGGCGCGGCGGGTGCTGACCCAGCAGGAACTCTGGAACGGCAACCGCGAGCATCTGCGCGGCGCGGTCAGTGCCGAGGGACCGGTGCGCTGGTTTTTCCGCACCCACTGGCGCCGGCGCCGCGAAACCCCGGCGCTGGTGGCCCAGTTTCCCCACCTGACCCTGGTGCGGCTCCGGACCCCGGCGCAGGCCCAGGCGTGGCTGGCCGCGCAGCGCCCACTTACAGCGGAACCCAGCCCTAGCGTGATTGAGGATCATTACCCTCAACCACGCTGA
- the rpsG gene encoding 30S ribosomal protein S7, protein MARRRQAEVRVVQPDLVYQDVLVSAMINRIMRDGKKNLASRIFYGAMKVVQERTGQESLKIFKQAYDNIKPRVEVRSRRVGGSTYQVPVEPTERRKQSLTLRWMISAVDGRPERTAVERLAGEIMDAAQGRGGAIKKKDDVERMAEANRAYAHYRW, encoded by the coding sequence ATGGCACGTCGCCGCCAAGCCGAAGTGCGTGTTGTTCAGCCGGACCTGGTTTACCAGGACGTGCTGGTCAGCGCGATGATTAACCGCATCATGCGTGATGGCAAGAAGAACCTCGCCAGCCGCATTTTCTACGGAGCCATGAAAGTCGTTCAGGAGCGCACCGGCCAGGAGTCCCTGAAGATCTTCAAGCAGGCTTACGACAACATCAAACCCCGCGTGGAAGTGCGCAGCCGCCGCGTGGGCGGCAGCACCTACCAGGTGCCCGTCGAGCCCACCGAGCGCCGCAAGCAGAGCCTGACCCTGCGCTGGATGATCAGCGCCGTGGACGGCCGCCCCGAGCGCACCGCCGTCGAGCGTCTGGCTGGCGAAATTATGGACGCCGCGCAGGGCCGTGGCGGCGCCATCAAGAAGAAAGACGACGTGGAGCGCATGGCGGAAGCCAACCGCGCCTACGCGCACTACCGCTGGTAA
- a CDS encoding thiol-activated cytolysin family protein produces the protein MSHPASRLLLVTSLMLALGACGQAPAPERLDSQRFPECPVTESAGLNAQRVPDPCDPGEPGDPGEPTSSAPQVRPWSELENRAAQYGVSLLEAANPYLQAPAAFRAQVLPDTQAQIDGLFVGAPSVWQQTLPPPSADPYDLCSSVLVDYVNDPASGHVLMEEPPTTIWPGALIQGDSLYGGASTMATISVPTNKRVPLTIESDTRFTSTPNVAPDSAGVLGAIGNMFSGASSLGQPSNVFLKVQEASSLRELSHKLKLNLKFHGVGVTGSMDSSSSVEKSSVYVVFVQTLANVGVTENGTPANMLFNNSLTTGDLSYLQSIGQLSSSNLPTYINKVQYGRLMVLRYDTHRSASALAAALEVKYSEQSGSLSTEQKELVKNSSLNVLAMGGPYAAQVALFSGDAWRDYFKMTDFPLTTLKPIGFTLKRWDNRNAIYQTTSKFLKRTCRLGPKIELRVSNRKGDTEVYLTNSSGNNTTIVQQSQDGSDQYYDVSNLMASDLNRLRIRSTVNSYGLFGTSRRDTRVALLVNGSERLVSEDSCGTCHSGDLQGMTVVGSTGVTGR, from the coding sequence ATGTCTCACCCCGCTTCCCGTCTGTTGCTCGTCACTTCGCTCATGCTGGCCCTGGGGGCCTGTGGTCAGGCGCCCGCACCTGAGCGGCTGGACAGCCAGCGCTTTCCAGAGTGCCCCGTGACCGAGAGCGCTGGTCTGAACGCCCAGCGTGTGCCTGACCCCTGTGACCCCGGCGAGCCCGGTGATCCGGGCGAACCCACCTCATCCGCCCCACAGGTGCGGCCCTGGAGCGAGCTGGAAAACCGCGCGGCCCAGTACGGCGTGTCGCTGCTGGAAGCCGCTAACCCCTACCTGCAGGCGCCAGCGGCTTTCCGCGCTCAGGTGCTGCCGGATACCCAGGCGCAGATTGACGGGCTGTTTGTGGGCGCCCCCAGCGTCTGGCAGCAGACCTTGCCGCCGCCCAGTGCCGACCCCTACGACCTGTGCTCCAGCGTGCTGGTGGACTATGTCAACGACCCAGCCAGTGGGCATGTCCTGATGGAAGAGCCACCCACGACCATCTGGCCCGGCGCGCTGATTCAGGGCGACAGCCTGTACGGCGGCGCTTCGACCATGGCCACCATCAGCGTGCCCACGAACAAGCGCGTGCCCCTGACTATTGAAAGCGACACCCGCTTTACCAGCACGCCCAACGTGGCGCCGGATTCGGCCGGGGTGCTGGGCGCCATTGGCAACATGTTCAGCGGCGCGTCGTCACTAGGTCAGCCCAGCAACGTGTTCCTGAAGGTGCAGGAGGCCTCAAGCCTGCGCGAACTCAGCCACAAGCTCAAGTTGAACCTCAAGTTTCACGGGGTGGGTGTGACCGGCTCTATGGACTCCAGTTCCAGCGTCGAAAAGAGCAGCGTCTACGTGGTCTTCGTGCAGACTCTGGCCAACGTTGGCGTCACCGAGAACGGCACGCCCGCCAACATGCTGTTCAACAACAGCCTGACCACCGGCGACCTGTCGTACCTTCAGTCCATCGGGCAGCTGTCCTCCAGCAACCTGCCCACCTACATCAACAAGGTGCAGTACGGCCGCCTGATGGTCCTGCGCTACGACACCCACCGTTCGGCCAGCGCCCTGGCTGCCGCCCTGGAAGTCAAGTACAGCGAGCAGTCGGGCAGCCTGAGCACCGAGCAGAAAGAACTGGTCAAAAACAGCAGCCTGAACGTGCTGGCCATGGGCGGCCCTTACGCCGCGCAGGTGGCTCTGTTCAGCGGCGACGCCTGGCGCGACTACTTCAAGATGACCGATTTCCCCCTGACCACCCTGAAGCCCATCGGCTTTACCCTCAAGCGCTGGGACAACCGCAACGCCATCTACCAGACCACGTCCAAGTTCCTGAAGCGCACCTGCCGCCTTGGGCCCAAGATCGAGCTGCGCGTCAGCAACCGCAAGGGCGACACCGAGGTCTACCTGACCAATTCCAGCGGCAACAACACGACGATTGTGCAGCAGTCCCAAGACGGCTCGGACCAGTACTACGACGTGTCCAACCTGATGGCCAGCGACCTGAACCGGCTGCGGATTCGCAGCACCGTCAATTCCTACGGTCTTTTCGGCACCTCCCGCCGCGACACCCGCGTGGCCCTGCTGGTCAACGGCAGCGAGCGCCTGGTCAGCGAGGACAGCTGCGGCACCTGTCACTCCGGCGACTTGCAGGGGATGACGGTCGTGGGCTCGACTGGTGTGACAGGCCGATAA
- the rpsL gene encoding 30S ribosomal protein S12, protein MPTTQQLLRKGRKTIQKKSKVPALKGSPFRRGVCTVVKTTTPKKPNSALRKIARVRLSSAFEVTAYIPGEGHNLQEHSVVLIRGGRVKDLPGVRYHIVRGSLDTQGVKDRNKSRSKYGTKKPKAGAAAAGAKKK, encoded by the coding sequence CTGCCCACCACCCAGCAACTGCTCCGTAAGGGTCGCAAGACGATCCAGAAGAAGAGCAAGGTTCCTGCCCTGAAGGGCAGCCCCTTCCGCCGCGGCGTCTGCACGGTCGTCAAGACCACCACCCCCAAGAAGCCCAACTCGGCGCTGCGTAAGATTGCGCGTGTTCGCCTGAGCAGCGCCTTTGAAGTTACCGCCTACATCCCCGGTGAAGGCCACAACCTGCAGGAGCACAGCGTCGTGCTGATTCGCGGCGGCCGTGTGAAAGATCTTCCCGGTGTGCGCTACCACATCGTGCGCGGCAGTCTGGACACCCAGGGCGTGAAGGACCGCAACAAGAGCCGCTCCAAGTACGGCACCAAGAAGCCCAAGGCCGGCGCTGCGGCTGCGGGCGCGAAGAAGAAGTAA
- the hflX gene encoding GTPase HflX — protein sequence MHGNTSGLRPAQLKTLGNLYRRRIEPGRVGSPELARNLAELSHDLRREVGVLIDRRGRVISVSVADARATEFPEVRLGETRLAGFHLLHAHPRGGALSKSDLSTLFLKRLDAVSAIEVQQEGQPGLVHTAHLTPPGTVGEEEDWRILPPVPAFQIDEFDLGAQVSALEEEIARAARTREAKKDRERAILVQIDQGEFDAEERLDELSELARTAGAEVVHRELVYRRHLKAGTLVGAGKLEELTSKAYHLDADLLIFGQELGAAQAREIEAATGLKIIDRTQLILDIFALHAQGVESRLQVELAQLRYMKPRLLGAGAALSRIGGGGGSAGGGAIGTRGPGETKLELDRRRINDRLSLLEKQLEGVSQRREERRKQRARNDVPVISIVGYTNAGKSTLLNAFTHAAEEPRRVLAENKLFATLRPTSRQGYLEGIGPVVLTDTVGFIRDLPKDLTRAFRSTLEEIGDADVLLHVVDAASPGADTRLDAVNRILEELGFRDLPTVVALNKADAADPEALTREVERTEGIPVSALRNLGLSELKEALSDAVAQVQRQHLAAQEEARLLAAQYR from the coding sequence GTGCATGGCAATACCTCTGGCCTGCGTCCCGCACAACTCAAAACCCTGGGCAACCTCTACCGCCGCCGCATCGAGCCGGGCCGTGTGGGATCGCCGGAGCTGGCGCGCAACCTCGCGGAACTCTCGCACGACCTGCGCCGCGAGGTCGGTGTGCTGATTGACCGTCGGGGCCGCGTGATTTCCGTGAGTGTTGCGGACGCCCGCGCCACCGAATTTCCCGAGGTCCGGCTAGGCGAGACCCGCCTGGCGGGCTTTCACCTGCTGCACGCCCACCCGCGCGGCGGCGCCCTGAGCAAGAGTGACCTCTCGACCTTGTTCCTGAAGCGCCTGGACGCAGTGAGCGCCATTGAGGTGCAGCAGGAAGGTCAGCCGGGCCTGGTGCATACCGCGCACCTGACGCCGCCCGGCACTGTAGGTGAGGAAGAAGACTGGCGCATCTTGCCGCCTGTGCCGGCGTTTCAGATTGACGAGTTTGACCTGGGCGCCCAGGTGAGCGCACTGGAAGAAGAGATCGCCCGCGCAGCCCGCACCCGTGAGGCCAAGAAGGACCGGGAACGCGCCATTCTGGTGCAGATTGACCAGGGCGAATTTGACGCCGAAGAGCGCTTGGACGAACTGAGCGAGCTGGCCCGCACCGCCGGGGCTGAGGTCGTGCACCGGGAACTGGTGTACCGCCGCCACCTGAAAGCCGGCACGCTGGTCGGGGCCGGGAAGCTCGAAGAGCTGACCAGCAAGGCCTATCACCTGGACGCCGACCTGCTGATTTTTGGGCAGGAGCTGGGGGCCGCCCAGGCGCGCGAGATTGAGGCCGCCACTGGCCTGAAAATCATTGACCGCACGCAGCTGATTCTGGACATCTTCGCGCTGCACGCGCAGGGCGTGGAGTCGCGCCTTCAGGTCGAACTGGCGCAGCTGCGCTACATGAAGCCGCGTCTGCTGGGGGCCGGCGCCGCCCTCTCCCGCATTGGGGGCGGGGGCGGCAGCGCCGGGGGTGGGGCGATTGGCACGCGTGGCCCTGGTGAAACCAAGCTGGAGCTGGACCGCCGCCGCATCAACGACCGCCTGAGCCTTCTGGAAAAGCAGCTGGAAGGCGTCTCGCAGCGGCGCGAGGAGCGCCGTAAGCAGCGCGCCCGCAACGACGTGCCCGTGATTTCGATTGTGGGCTACACCAACGCGGGCAAGTCCACCTTGCTGAACGCCTTTACCCACGCGGCCGAAGAACCCCGCCGGGTGCTGGCCGAGAACAAACTGTTTGCCACCCTGCGCCCGACCAGCCGCCAGGGCTATCTGGAGGGCATTGGGCCGGTGGTGCTGACCGACACCGTGGGCTTTATCCGCGACCTGCCCAAAGACCTGACGCGCGCGTTCCGCTCTACGCTGGAAGAAATTGGCGACGCCGACGTGCTGCTGCACGTAGTGGACGCCGCCAGCCCCGGCGCCGACACCCGGCTGGACGCTGTGAACCGCATTCTGGAGGAGCTGGGCTTCCGCGACCTGCCCACGGTGGTCGCCCTGAACAAGGCCGACGCCGCCGACCCTGAGGCCCTGACCCGTGAGGTTGAGCGCACAGAGGGGATTCCGGTCAGTGCCCTGAGAAACCTCGGCCTGAGTGAGCTGAAAGAAGCCCTGAGCGACGCGGTGGCGCAGGTGCAACGTCAGCACCTGGCCGCCCAGGAAGAGGCGAGGCTGCTGGCCGCGCAGTACCGCTAG
- a CDS encoding endonuclease/exonuclease/phosphatase family protein, which produces MLAWVYLILVMLVWGLGETLGERTVPTLLLAYAPPVVWALPAPLVIGWALWRRRGRRAALAATVLALWGAGLLHWSPQQSGALRVVTYNVLRGDRVSPGQLGQALRSLNADVILLQESNFRRADFRAALEQALPGYHAEHAAEVSTLTRLPILAAQRLSLPGNRREVLVTRLRWQGQPLTVVNAHLGTVQVVDALAGDWAYLQRTRNNREAQVARLEALAAQTGGRVLLGGDLNTPPRGRVWRRLRVAYGPDAHDLAGRGPGWSFPALRVRIDHLLTDDLNPTTSRVLPWTFSDHRPLLAEFAGPPR; this is translated from the coding sequence ATGCTGGCCTGGGTGTATCTGATTCTGGTGATGCTGGTCTGGGGGCTGGGGGAAACCCTGGGAGAACGGACGGTGCCCACGCTGCTGCTGGCGTATGCGCCGCCGGTGGTCTGGGCGCTGCCCGCGCCTCTGGTGATCGGCTGGGCACTCTGGCGCCGACGAGGCCGCCGGGCAGCCCTGGCGGCCACGGTTCTGGCACTGTGGGGCGCGGGCCTGCTGCACTGGTCGCCTCAGCAGAGCGGGGCCCTGCGCGTGGTGACCTACAACGTGCTGCGCGGTGACCGCGTGAGTCCAGGGCAGCTGGGCCAGGCGCTGCGGAGCCTGAACGCCGACGTGATTCTGCTGCAAGAGAGCAATTTTCGCCGGGCTGACTTTCGGGCAGCCCTGGAACAGGCATTGCCCGGCTACCACGCCGAACATGCCGCCGAGGTCAGCACCTTGACGCGGCTGCCCATTCTGGCCGCCCAGCGCCTGTCGCTCCCAGGCAACCGGCGCGAGGTACTGGTCACCCGCCTGCGCTGGCAGGGGCAGCCGCTGACAGTGGTCAATGCCCACCTGGGCACAGTGCAGGTGGTGGACGCCCTGGCGGGGGACTGGGCCTACTTGCAGCGCACGCGCAACAACCGTGAAGCCCAGGTGGCGCGGCTGGAGGCGCTGGCCGCGCAGACGGGGGGGCGCGTGTTGCTGGGTGGCGACCTGAATACACCGCCGCGCGGCCGGGTGTGGCGGCGGCTGCGGGTGGCCTACGGTCCCGACGCCCACGACCTCGCCGGACGCGGCCCTGGCTGGAGCTTTCCAGCGCTGCGGGTCCGCATTGACCATCTGCTGACCGACGACCTGAACCCCACCACCAGCCGGGTGCTGCCCTGGACCTTCAGCGACCACCGCCCCCTGCTGGCGGAGTTTGCAGGGCCACCCCGCTGA